A window of the Pseudomonas furukawaii genome harbors these coding sequences:
- the flgL gene encoding flagellar hook-associated protein FlgL: protein MRISTLQQYNNGVAGLQRNYSNVTRTQEQISTGNRILTPADDPVASVRLLQLDQQQGVLEQYSANLTAAKNSLNQEEVTLNSVNTVLQRVRELAGEAGNGALSAADRKSIAAELKEREDELLSLMNTRNARGEYIFSGFQGKTQPFVRNADGSYSYEGDEGQRKLQIASSLQVPISDNGKRIFENVINAGRLDSALTNSPAGSTLSPSAPLVQDEVSFTGSPPFPDAGIEIVFGNPDAGSYEIFELGTTTPVLGSGSVDTDDGTADEVVFRGMHIKFDGLPVGGETIEVTPQASQQKQGILDTIANLRMALENAPDTPAGNLQVRDSVAEALANLDNGMTVVDSVRGDIGARLNVIESTLTDNEDVTLVNQSVQAELRELDYAEALSRLSFQSIILEASQQSYVKIAGLSLFNKLG from the coding sequence ATGCGCATTTCCACCCTCCAGCAATACAACAACGGCGTCGCGGGCCTGCAGCGGAACTACTCCAATGTCACCCGCACCCAGGAACAGATCAGCACCGGCAACCGCATCCTCACGCCGGCCGACGACCCGGTGGCCTCGGTTCGCCTCCTGCAACTGGATCAGCAGCAGGGCGTGCTGGAGCAGTACAGCGCCAACCTCACCGCGGCGAAGAACAGCCTGAACCAGGAAGAGGTGACGCTGAATTCGGTGAACACCGTGCTCCAGCGTGTTCGCGAGCTGGCGGGGGAGGCCGGCAACGGCGCCCTCAGCGCCGCCGACCGCAAGTCCATCGCCGCCGAGCTCAAGGAGCGCGAAGACGAGCTGCTGAGCCTGATGAACACCCGCAACGCCCGGGGCGAGTACATCTTTTCCGGCTTCCAGGGCAAGACCCAGCCCTTCGTGCGCAACGCCGACGGCAGCTACAGCTACGAGGGCGACGAAGGCCAGCGCAAGCTGCAGATCGCCAGCTCCCTGCAGGTGCCCATCAGCGACAACGGCAAGCGCATCTTCGAGAACGTGATCAACGCCGGGCGCCTCGACAGCGCCCTGACCAACAGCCCGGCCGGCTCCACCCTGAGTCCGTCGGCGCCCCTGGTGCAGGACGAGGTGTCCTTCACCGGCAGCCCGCCGTTCCCCGATGCCGGCATCGAGATCGTCTTCGGCAACCCCGATGCCGGCAGCTACGAAATCTTCGAACTGGGCACCACCACCCCCGTGCTCGGTAGCGGCTCGGTGGATACGGACGACGGCACCGCCGATGAAGTGGTGTTCCGTGGCATGCACATCAAGTTCGATGGCTTGCCCGTGGGCGGCGAGACCATCGAGGTGACCCCCCAGGCCAGCCAGCAGAAGCAGGGCATCCTCGACACCATCGCCAACCTGCGCATGGCGCTGGAAAACGCGCCGGACACGCCGGCGGGCAACCTCCAGGTGCGCGATTCCGTGGCCGAGGCGCTGGCCAACCTGGACAACGGCATGACGGTCGTGGACTCGGTGCGCGGCGACATCGGCGCGCGCCTGAACGTCATCGAGTCCACCCTCACCGACAACGAGGACGTGACCCTGGTGAACCAGTCCGTGCAGGCCGAACTGCGCGAACTGGACTACGCCGAGGCGCTGTCGCGGCTGTCGTTCCAGTCGATCATCCTGGAGGCGTCCCAGCAGAGCTACGTGAAGATCGCCGGGCTGAGTCTGTTCAACAAGCTGGGCTGA
- the flgK gene encoding flagellar hook-associated protein FlgK, with protein sequence MADLLNIGLSGLRVSQSQLTITGHNIANVNTPGFSRQSATQATTLPQFSGSGYIGSGVALTDIRRSYSEFLTTQLRNTTSLSSDVGAYKSQIDQLDSLLSGTTTGVTPSLKSFFAALQTAAEDPANIPARDLVLSEADGLARRFNTIHDRLSAQNDSLNKQLSAVSDQVNRLAGSIASLNDSIAVAAANGQTPNDLLDAREEAIRQLSTYVGVSVVPQSDGTQSIFVGTGQPLVVGSSANRLEAVPGKGDPSRFEIEFVSGDSRQGVTTLLSGGELGGLIRYRSETLDSAMNSLGRLALAVSDQVNTQLGQGLDLKGQVGAALFGDFNDPALAALRVKAFSGNSNAQPAMNITDTSLLGTSDYQMDYDASATPPYKVRRLSDNQQMVVTDSTPSGTLSITDGDGRSQGFQISLGTPAPTTGDRFLLQPTRSASKDIAAVLDQADQLAFASPLHSEANVQNKGTGSIGQPSIDNVLQPMSQEHLAAISSITLNYTAGTPGTLSFSGLPAGVTITQPTSGNLSVNPGQTNELSYTVSVTTGTPATTQEYQITQSFSGRAETGDSFSLAVSTSGVSDNRNALKLVDLQSKATVAVDALSSGSGMSFSDGYGQLVERVGTLTAQARVDSEASTAILKQATDNRDSLSAVSLDEEAANLIKFEQYYNASSQVIQVARSLFDTLMSTFR encoded by the coding sequence ATGGCTGACTTGCTGAACATTGGCCTGTCCGGGCTGCGCGTGAGCCAATCGCAGCTCACCATCACCGGCCACAACATCGCCAACGTCAACACACCCGGCTTCTCCCGGCAGAGCGCGACCCAGGCGACGACCCTGCCGCAGTTCTCCGGCTCGGGCTACATCGGCAGCGGTGTGGCGCTGACGGACATCCGTCGCAGCTACAGCGAATTCCTCACCACCCAGCTGCGCAACACCACCTCGCTCTCCAGCGACGTGGGAGCCTACAAGAGCCAGATCGACCAGTTGGACTCGCTGCTCTCCGGCACCACCACCGGCGTCACGCCGTCGCTGAAGAGCTTCTTCGCCGCCCTGCAGACGGCCGCCGAGGACCCCGCCAACATTCCGGCGCGGGACCTGGTGTTGTCTGAGGCGGATGGCCTGGCCCGGCGTTTCAACACCATCCACGACCGACTGTCCGCGCAGAACGACTCGCTGAACAAGCAGCTGTCCGCGGTCAGCGACCAGGTGAACCGCCTGGCCGGCTCCATCGCCAGCCTGAACGATTCCATCGCCGTGGCCGCCGCCAATGGCCAGACACCCAACGACCTCCTGGATGCGCGGGAGGAGGCGATCCGCCAGCTTTCCACCTATGTCGGCGTCAGTGTGGTGCCGCAGAGCGATGGCACCCAGAGCATCTTCGTCGGCACCGGCCAGCCCCTGGTGGTGGGCAGCTCCGCCAACCGCCTGGAAGCCGTGCCCGGCAAGGGCGATCCCAGCCGTTTCGAGATCGAGTTCGTCAGCGGCGATTCACGCCAGGGCGTCACCACGCTGCTCAGCGGCGGCGAGCTGGGCGGCCTGATTCGCTATCGCAGCGAGACGCTGGATTCGGCCATGAATTCCCTGGGGCGCCTGGCGCTGGCGGTGAGCGACCAGGTCAACACCCAGCTCGGCCAGGGCCTGGACCTGAAAGGGCAGGTGGGGGCCGCGCTCTTCGGCGACTTCAACGACCCCGCCCTGGCGGCCCTGCGGGTCAAGGCGTTCTCGGGCAACAGCAATGCCCAGCCGGCGATGAACATCACCGATACCAGCCTGCTCGGCACCAGCGACTACCAGATGGACTACGACGCCAGCGCGACGCCGCCCTACAAGGTGCGCCGCCTGAGCGACAACCAGCAGATGGTGGTCACCGACAGCACGCCGTCCGGCACCCTCAGCATCACCGACGGCGACGGCCGCAGCCAGGGGTTCCAGATCAGCCTGGGGACGCCTGCGCCGACCACCGGCGACCGCTTCCTGCTGCAGCCGACCCGCTCGGCGTCCAAGGACATCGCGGCGGTGTTGGACCAGGCCGACCAGCTGGCATTCGCCTCGCCCCTGCATTCGGAAGCCAACGTCCAGAACAAGGGCACCGGCAGCATCGGCCAGCCCAGCATCGACAACGTGCTGCAACCCATGAGCCAGGAGCACCTGGCGGCGATCTCGTCCATCACCCTGAACTACACGGCCGGCACGCCCGGGACCCTGTCGTTCTCCGGCCTGCCCGCCGGCGTGACCATCACCCAGCCGACCTCCGGCAACCTCAGCGTGAATCCGGGGCAGACCAACGAGCTCAGCTACACCGTCTCGGTGACCACCGGCACCCCGGCGACCACCCAGGAGTACCAGATCACCCAGAGCTTCAGCGGTCGCGCGGAAACCGGCGACAGCTTCAGCCTGGCGGTCAGCACCAGCGGCGTCTCCGACAACCGCAACGCCCTCAAGCTGGTGGACCTGCAGTCCAAGGCCACGGTGGCCGTGGATGCGCTGTCCAGCGGCTCCGGCATGAGCTTCTCCGACGGTTACGGCCAACTGGTGGAGCGCGTCGGCACCCTGACCGCCCAGGCGCGGGTGGACAGCGAGGCCAGTACCGCGATCCTCAAGCAGGCCACCGACAACCGGGATTCGCTGTCGGCCGTGAGCCTGGACGAAGAGGCGGCCAACCTGATCAAGTTCGAGCAGTACTACAACGCCTCGTCGCAAGTGATTCAAGTTGCGCGCAGCCTGTTCGATACCTTGATGAGCACCTTCCGCTGA
- the flgJ gene encoding flagellar assembly peptidoglycan hydrolase FlgJ: MNSRLSAGLAAGSKLDSGAYTDLNRLSQLKVGKDRDSEGNIRKVAQEFESLFLNEMMKSMRQAGEAFAEGNYLNSNETKTYQEMHDQQLAVTLSKQGRGLGLADVLTRQLSKTGHAERPNPFAQVQSGAQASWPVDGGKPVAKAAEAAEPVRDDSRLINQRRLSLPGRLADRQVSGVAPSVEEQAGAALAAKDWSTTRSYPAPERQPVVGADTTRAAGKRVFASRDEFIQTLLPMAEKAAERIGVDPRYLVAQAALETGWGKSIIRQGDGSSSHNLFGIKAHRAWDGESARVMTTEYKAGRPVKEAASFRAYDSFEQSFHDYVSFLENNNRYDNALDVADKPEQFVRELQKAGYATDPQYARKITQIARGMQTYQTVAAVGGTTTRI; encoded by the coding sequence ATGAATTCGAGACTCTCCGCAGGCCTGGCCGCCGGCTCCAAGCTGGACAGCGGCGCCTACACCGACCTCAACCGCCTGAGCCAGCTCAAGGTGGGCAAGGACCGCGACAGCGAAGGCAACATCCGCAAGGTGGCCCAGGAATTCGAGTCGCTGTTCCTCAACGAGATGATGAAGTCCATGCGCCAGGCCGGCGAGGCCTTCGCCGAGGGCAACTACCTCAACAGCAACGAGACCAAGACCTACCAGGAGATGCATGACCAGCAGCTGGCCGTGACCCTCTCCAAGCAGGGCCGTGGCCTTGGGCTGGCGGATGTGCTGACCCGGCAGCTGTCGAAGACCGGCCATGCCGAGCGGCCCAACCCCTTCGCCCAGGTGCAGTCCGGGGCCCAGGCCAGTTGGCCGGTGGACGGCGGCAAGCCGGTGGCGAAGGCGGCCGAGGCCGCCGAGCCGGTCCGCGACGACTCCAGGCTCATCAACCAGCGTCGCCTGTCGCTGCCCGGTCGTCTCGCCGACCGCCAGGTGAGCGGCGTCGCGCCATCGGTCGAAGAGCAGGCCGGCGCGGCCCTGGCCGCCAAGGACTGGTCGACGACCCGCAGCTACCCCGCGCCGGAGCGCCAGCCGGTGGTGGGAGCCGATACCACCCGGGCTGCCGGCAAGCGCGTCTTCGCCTCTCGCGATGAGTTCATCCAGACCCTGCTGCCCATGGCCGAGAAGGCCGCCGAGCGCATCGGCGTCGACCCCCGCTACCTGGTGGCCCAGGCCGCGCTGGAGACTGGCTGGGGCAAGTCCATCATCCGCCAGGGCGACGGCAGCAGCAGCCACAACCTGTTCGGCATCAAGGCCCACAGGGCCTGGGATGGCGAGTCGGCGCGGGTGATGACCACCGAGTACAAGGCCGGTAGGCCGGTGAAGGAAGCGGCGTCCTTCCGTGCCTACGACTCCTTCGAGCAGAGCTTCCACGACTACGTGAGCTTCCTCGAGAACAACAACCGCTACGACAACGCCCTGGATGTCGCCGACAAGCCTGAACAGTTCGTCCGCGAACTGCAGAAGGCGGGCTACGCCACCGACCCCCAGTACGCCCGCAAGATCACCCAGATCGCCCGTGGCATGCAGACGTACCAGACCGTCGCGGCAGTCGGCGGCACCACTACCAGGATATGA
- a CDS encoding flagellar basal body P-ring protein FlgI — protein sequence MKRLITALCLLLAAGGAQAERLKDLASIQGVRSNQLIGYGLVVGLNGTGDQTTQTPFTLQTFNNMLAQFGIKVPANSGNVQLKNVAAVSIHADLPPFAKPGQAIDVTISSIGNAKSLRGGSLLMTPLKGIDGNVYAIAQGNLVVGGFDAEGSDGSKITVNVPSSGRIPSGATVERPVPSGFDQGNFLTLNLNRPDFTTAKNIVDKLNGLLGPGVAQAVDGGSVRVSAPLDPNQRVDYLSVIENLEIEAGQAVAKVIINSRTGTIVIGQNVKVQPAAVTHGSLTVTITEDPIVSQPGAFSGGETAVVPRSRVSAEQEAKPMFKFGPGTTLDEIVRAVNQVGAAPSDLMAILEALKQAGALQADLIVI from the coding sequence ATGAAGCGCTTGATCACCGCCCTCTGCCTGCTGCTCGCCGCTGGCGGCGCCCAGGCCGAGCGCCTGAAGGACCTGGCCAGCATCCAGGGCGTGCGAAGCAACCAGCTGATCGGCTACGGCCTGGTGGTGGGGCTCAACGGCACCGGCGACCAGACCACCCAGACGCCCTTCACCCTGCAGACCTTCAACAACATGCTGGCGCAGTTCGGCATCAAGGTGCCGGCCAATTCCGGCAACGTGCAGCTGAAGAACGTCGCGGCGGTTTCCATCCACGCCGACCTGCCGCCCTTCGCCAAGCCGGGGCAGGCGATCGATGTGACCATTTCCTCCATCGGCAACGCCAAGAGCCTGCGCGGTGGCAGCCTGCTGATGACCCCGCTGAAGGGGATCGACGGCAACGTCTACGCCATCGCCCAGGGCAACCTGGTGGTGGGCGGCTTCGACGCCGAAGGCAGCGACGGCTCGAAGATCACCGTCAACGTCCCGTCTTCCGGCCGCATTCCCTCCGGCGCCACCGTCGAGCGTCCGGTGCCCAGTGGTTTCGACCAGGGCAACTTCCTCACCCTGAACCTCAACCGTCCCGACTTCACCACCGCCAAGAACATCGTCGACAAGCTCAACGGGCTGCTGGGCCCGGGCGTCGCCCAGGCCGTGGACGGCGGCTCGGTGCGGGTCAGCGCGCCCCTGGACCCCAACCAGCGGGTGGATTACCTCTCGGTGATCGAGAACCTGGAGATCGAGGCGGGCCAGGCCGTGGCCAAGGTCATCATCAACTCCCGCACCGGCACCATCGTCATCGGCCAGAACGTCAAGGTGCAGCCGGCCGCGGTGACCCACGGCAGCCTGACCGTGACCATCACCGAGGACCCCATCGTCAGCCAGCCCGGCGCCTTCTCCGGTGGCGAAACCGCAGTGGTTCCGCGTTCCCGGGTGAGCGCCGAGCAGGAAGCCAAGCCGATGTTCAAGTTCGGTCCCGGCACCACGCTGGACGAGATCGTCCGGGCGGTGAACCAGGTGGGCGCCGCGCCCTCGGACCTGATGGCCATCCTCGAAGCGCTGAAGCAGGCGGGCGCCCTGCAGGCCGACCTGATCGTGATCTGA
- the flgH gene encoding flagellar basal body L-ring protein FlgH codes for MNRLIFLVPLLGITLVQGCVQPAPRPNDPYYAPVLPRTPLPAAQNNGAIYQAGFETNLYDDRKAYRVGDIITITLNERTQASKNARSQIQKDSNTSVGLTSLFGGGVSVNNPNGGLNPLDAARLSLDAEYGASRDAQGDAQAGQSNSLSGSVTVTVAEVLPNGILAVRGEKWLTLNTGDELVRITGMVRADDISTDNTVSSTRVADARITYSGTGAFADASQPGWFDRFFLSPMFPF; via the coding sequence ATGAACCGGCTGATCTTTCTTGTCCCGCTGCTCGGCATCACCCTGGTCCAGGGCTGTGTCCAGCCGGCTCCGCGACCCAACGACCCCTACTATGCGCCGGTGCTGCCGCGTACCCCGCTGCCGGCGGCGCAGAACAATGGCGCCATCTACCAGGCCGGGTTCGAGACCAACCTCTACGACGACCGCAAGGCCTACCGCGTGGGCGACATCATCACCATCACCCTCAACGAACGGACCCAGGCCAGCAAGAACGCCCGCTCGCAGATCCAGAAGGACAGCAACACCAGCGTCGGCCTGACCTCCCTGTTCGGCGGCGGCGTCTCGGTGAACAACCCCAATGGCGGCCTCAACCCGCTGGACGCGGCGCGCCTGTCCCTGGATGCCGAGTACGGTGCGTCCCGCGATGCCCAGGGCGACGCCCAGGCCGGGCAGAGCAACAGTCTGTCCGGTTCGGTCACCGTCACCGTGGCCGAGGTCCTGCCCAACGGCATCCTCGCCGTGCGCGGCGAAAAATGGCTGACCCTGAACACCGGTGACGAGCTGGTGCGCATCACCGGCATGGTCCGGGCCGATGACATCAGCACCGACAACACCGTGTCCTCGACCCGCGTGGCGGATGCGCGCATCACCTACTCGGGTACCGGTGCCTTCGCCGATGCCAGCCAGCCCGGCTGGTTCGATCGCTTCTTCCTGAGCCCGATGTTCCCGTTCTGA
- the flgG gene encoding flagellar basal-body rod protein FlgG encodes MLPALWVSKTGLSAQDMNMTTISNNLANVSTTGFKRDRAEFEDLLYQIRRQPGGQTSQDSELPTGLQLGTGVRIAGTQKIFTQGSLQTTEQPLDMAVNGRGFFQILMPDGTVGYTRDGSFHLNSDGQIVTSQGFALEPAIVLPTDVQTFTVGEDGTVSITTVGNPAAQVVGNIQTSDFVNPAGLQAIGNNLFLETASSGAPQVGTPGLNGLGVVLQNTLENSNVSVVEELVNMITTQRAYEMNSKVISTSDQMLAFVTQNL; translated from the coding sequence ATGCTTCCGGCACTCTGGGTCAGCAAGACCGGCCTGTCCGCCCAGGACATGAACATGACCACCATTTCCAACAACCTGGCGAACGTGTCGACCACGGGCTTCAAACGCGACCGCGCCGAGTTCGAGGACCTCCTGTACCAGATCCGTCGCCAGCCCGGCGGCCAGACCAGCCAGGACAGCGAGCTGCCCACCGGCCTGCAGCTGGGCACCGGTGTGCGCATCGCCGGCACCCAGAAGATCTTCACCCAGGGCAGCCTGCAGACCACCGAGCAGCCGCTGGACATGGCGGTGAACGGCCGGGGTTTCTTCCAGATCCTGATGCCCGACGGCACCGTCGGCTATACCCGCGACGGCAGCTTCCACCTCAACTCCGACGGCCAGATCGTCACCTCCCAGGGCTTCGCCCTGGAGCCTGCGATCGTGCTGCCCACCGACGTGCAGACCTTCACCGTGGGCGAGGACGGCACCGTCTCGATCACCACCGTCGGCAACCCGGCGGCGCAGGTGGTCGGCAACATCCAGACCTCGGACTTCGTCAACCCGGCGGGCCTGCAGGCCATCGGCAACAACCTGTTCCTGGAGACCGCCTCCAGTGGCGCGCCCCAGGTGGGAACCCCCGGCCTCAACGGCCTGGGCGTCGTGCTGCAGAACACCCTGGAGAACTCCAACGTCAGCGTGGTGGAGGAGCTGGTGAACATGATCACCACCCAGCGCGCCTACGAGATGAATTCCAAGGTGATCTCCACCTCCGACCAGATGCTCGCCTTCGTCACGCAGAACCTGTAA
- the flgF gene encoding flagellar basal-body rod protein FlgF, which produces MDKMLYVAMSGASQNSLAQRAHANNLANISTSGFRRDFEQARSMPVFGDSFPSRVYAMTERPGTDFTPGALQETGRDLDVAIDGQGWIAVQAPDGGEAYVRTASLQIDALGQLRTGNGLPVIGNAGPIAIPPEEKVEIGQDGTISIRALGEAPNVVAEVDRIKLVNPDPRQLEKGADGLIRVKDPQQLVQADAAVKVTSGFLEASNVNAVEEMTAILSLSRQFELSVKMMRTAEDNASAMARVLQFS; this is translated from the coding sequence GCCAGAACAGCCTGGCCCAGCGGGCTCACGCCAATAACCTGGCCAACATCTCCACCAGCGGATTCCGTCGCGACTTCGAGCAGGCGCGGTCCATGCCGGTGTTCGGCGACAGCTTTCCGTCGCGGGTCTATGCCATGACCGAGCGCCCGGGTACCGACTTCACCCCCGGCGCCCTGCAGGAGACCGGCCGCGACCTGGACGTGGCGATCGACGGACAGGGCTGGATCGCCGTCCAGGCGCCCGATGGCGGCGAAGCCTATGTGCGCACCGCCAGCCTGCAGATCGATGCCCTGGGCCAGTTGCGCACCGGCAACGGGTTGCCGGTGATCGGCAATGCCGGGCCCATCGCCATTCCGCCGGAAGAGAAGGTCGAGATCGGCCAGGATGGCACCATCAGCATCCGCGCTCTGGGCGAGGCCCCCAACGTGGTGGCCGAGGTGGACCGCATCAAGCTGGTCAATCCCGACCCCCGGCAACTGGAGAAAGGCGCCGACGGCCTGATCCGGGTGAAGGACCCGCAGCAGCTGGTGCAGGCCGACGCCGCCGTCAAGGTGACCTCCGGGTTCCTCGAGGCGAGCAACGTCAACGCCGTGGAGGAGATGACCGCGATCCTCTCCCTGTCCCGGCAGTTCGAGCTTTCCGTGAAGATGATGCGTACCGCCGAGGACAATGCCTCGGCGATGGCGCGGGTCTTGCAATTCAGCTAA